One stretch of Desulfonatronovibrio magnus DNA includes these proteins:
- a CDS encoding GxxExxY protein translates to MDKIASEHKAQVLNYLHATGMRLGLLVNFGHHPKLEWKRMII, encoded by the coding sequence GTGGACAAGATCGCTTCGGAACATAAGGCTCAGGTGCTGAATTACCTGCACGCCACCGGGATGAGACTGGGGTTGTTGGTCAACTTCGGGCACCATCCAAAACTTGAGTGGAAACGGATGATAATATAG